In Geotalea uraniireducens, the genomic window GGGCGGCGGGAAGTGCCACCAGCGCGAACAGCATGGTGGCGGCGATCCCAAAGTTGGTGGCCCAGCCGATGGAGGCCATGGCGCCGTAATCAGTGAAGGCGAGGGAACCGAAACCGGCGATGGTGGTCAGGGCCGAGAGGAGCACGGCGCGGCCGGCCTGGGTGAAGCGTTCGGGAGCCTCGTCCGGCGGACCTCCCTGCAGCCGGTGGTAGACATGAAGGCCGTAGTCGCTTCCCATGCCGAGAATCGTGACCAGGACCATGGCATTCATGAAGTTGAGGCGCATCCCGGTCAGGGCCATCAGCCCCAGCATTGCCACAACCCCGGCGAAGACCGGCAGGAGGGCGGCGGCGATACCGCGCAGCGATTCGAAATGGACGAGTAGCAGGGCGAGAACGAGCACCCCGCCGATCAGAAAACCCCGGGCAAAACTTGTGCGAACCGAATTGGCCAGCTGAGCGCTTATCAGCTCGGTGCTCGTGACGCGGGCGGTCGGGGCAATCCCCTGCAATGCGGCGATGAACGCTTTCTGGGGGAATTCGCTACCCCGGTAATGGAGATAGAGCAGCAGGTGGTAGCGGCCGTTACGTTCAACCAGGTAACGGCTCACCATCCCGGCAAAGGGCGATTGGCGGAGTTGTTGGAGCGCCTCGGCCAAGGGCACCGGTCCGGCTGCCGGCAACTGGTCGAGGCCGGCCGCGGCCTGCGGGAACATCGCCGGCTCGAAGCCGGATTCAGCCATGGTGCGGCTCAAGGTGCGGCCGGCGCTCCGTACGGTGGGGGTGTGCAGGGTGGCGAGAATCTTCTCTTGCACCGGTCGGGCGTTGAGGATCTGGCCGAGCCAGGAGACGGCGGTCAGCTTTCCCTCCTGCCGGTAGCGTTCTGCGAGCAGGGCCACGCGACTCCCCTGGTCGACCAGCGCGTCGAGCGAGTCGCCCGGCAGTTCGACGAGCAACTGGCGGGGAGCGATGCTGAGATGACGTTCAATCCGTTCCTGGGTCAGGAAAGCTTCGGAATGGCGTGGCTGCAGGTTCTTCAGGTCGCCCTCGAAAGAGATGGTCGTGGCGGCACCGGCCAGGCCGAGGAGGGCAACGAGCGTCGTCCCGGTTACGAGGCGGGGCACCCGGCGGGTCAGCCGCCAGAGGCCGCCGAGACCGAAAGCCGGCAGAAGGGCGTAGTGCCCTCGGGAATGCCGGTCAGTGTAGAGCAGCACCGGCGGCAGGAGCAGGAACGTTGCATACATGGAAAAAATAACTCCCAGGCCGACGAGTAGTCCCAACTCCGAAAGGGCGCGAACATCGGAGATCGTCAGGGCAAGGAAGGGAAGGGCGGTAGTCGTGGCGGCGGTGAAGATTCCCTGGCCGGTATCGACGACGGCGAGCCGCAGCGCTTCCGTGGTACTCTGGTCCGCCTGGCGTTCGGCATGGAACCGGTCGTAGAGGTGGATCGAGTAGTCAGTGCCGAGGCCGACGATCAGCGCGGTGAAGGCGAAGGAGATGATATGGATCGATGGGAGCAGCAGCCCGGCGGCGCCGAGGGAGAGAACGGTGCCGCAGGCGATGATCACCGGCAGCAGCAGTGTGGGGTACAACCGGCGGTACGTTAGGTAGAAGAGGGCCAGGACCACCAATAGTGATGAAATGACGCAGACGACGATGTTCCGTTTCATCACCGCCTCGTCGATCACCGCAGAGAGATGGGCGCCGGCACAGGAAATGGCGACGTCCGAGCCGAGACGCGCCCGGTTGATGCCGGCCACCAGCCGGCGGGCAAAGGCCATGTCCTGTACCGGCCGGGCCGGTTCGGCGATCATGATCAACAGCGTGCCGTCGCGGGAGAGCAGATAAGGAGAATCGGGGGCCAGGGCGAATGACTGGCTCCCTTCTTTCAGCCGGGGGAGAATCAGTTCCCGGAGATAGAGCGGATCAGCTGCCACCAGGTCGCGAGCGCCCAAGGTCGAGCCGATCATCAGTTCCCGCGTCGCCCGCTGCAGGGCTTCTGCCATGTCGGCCGGGGTGAGCCGTTGGTTGTAGTCACCGGTAGCTGCCGGCGGGAGGAACAATTGGGGCCGGTAAACCGCATAGCCGACAAAGCGGGCAAAGGCGGTCGCCTCGGACGGGTCGACCGTGCGGTAGGTGACCCGGCGGAAGGCGGGCTCGCCGTCAACCCGAAGGTGGCGCAGCTTGGTAGCGAAATCCTCCGCTGCGGCGGGGAGCCGTGCCGCGGGCCCTTCGAGGAGAAAATAGGCCTCTCCGGCACTGCCGGTCCATTCCAGGGTGTCGAGGAAGAGCTGCAAGGCACTGTTGTTGGCGGGGAAGAGCTTGAAAATGTCGGATTCGAAGTGGATGTTGAGGACCGAACCGCCGGCCAGCAGCAGGGCGATCAGCAGGGCGCCGAGAGTGGTCCGGGGGCGCTGCCAGCCGATCCGGTAGAGCCATTCGAGATGTGCCCGGATAGCGGCCTGGGTTCGGACGATCACTTGTGCCGCCAGCTGGGCCATCGAGCTACATCCCCTTGATGGCGGCCAGGGGGAGCAGGGTCATCCCCTCCAGGTTGGGGGTGAGAGCGGCATCGTCAACCGGCTTGTTGATGTCCGGATCCTCGAAGGACATCTTGACCCGCACC contains:
- a CDS encoding MMPL family transporter, with protein sequence MAQLAAQVIVRTQAAIRAHLEWLYRIGWQRPRTTLGALLIALLLAGGSVLNIHFESDIFKLFPANNSALQLFLDTLEWTGSAGEAYFLLEGPAARLPAAAEDFATKLRHLRVDGEPAFRRVTYRTVDPSEATAFARFVGYAVYRPQLFLPPAATGDYNQRLTPADMAEALQRATRELMIGSTLGARDLVAADPLYLRELILPRLKEGSQSFALAPDSPYLLSRDGTLLIMIAEPARPVQDMAFARRLVAGINRARLGSDVAISCAGAHLSAVIDEAVMKRNIVVCVISSLLVVLALFYLTYRRLYPTLLLPVIIACGTVLSLGAAGLLLPSIHIISFAFTALIVGLGTDYSIHLYDRFHAERQADQSTTEALRLAVVDTGQGIFTAATTTALPFLALTISDVRALSELGLLVGLGVIFSMYATFLLLPPVLLYTDRHSRGHYALLPAFGLGGLWRLTRRVPRLVTGTTLVALLGLAGAATTISFEGDLKNLQPRHSEAFLTQERIERHLSIAPRQLLVELPGDSLDALVDQGSRVALLAERYRQEGKLTAVSWLGQILNARPVQEKILATLHTPTVRSAGRTLSRTMAESGFEPAMFPQAAAGLDQLPAAGPVPLAEALQQLRQSPFAGMVSRYLVERNGRYHLLLYLHYRGSEFPQKAFIAALQGIAPTARVTSTELISAQLANSVRTSFARGFLIGGVLVLALLLVHFESLRGIAAALLPVFAGVVAMLGLMALTGMRLNFMNAMVLVTILGMGSDYGLHVYHRLQGGPPDEAPERFTQAGRAVLLSALTTIAGFGSLAFTDYGAMASIGWATNFGIAATMLFALVALPAALALFRPSTIDINR